atgaaaccaataactagcatacaacatatATATTTGAAATACAAAAACTAATTAGAAGAATACTCTTAGTTGTAGCATGTAaaatttggcctttcaagagcttagcaccccaagtgtgatgccttaaacAAGTCACAACAAGTGGTGGATAATGAGAGAGAGGTCATGAAGCACTAAAATCAGCTAGGGTTCAACTATGAATCATTAGACCAGTTTTAGGTGCattaggggttacatttatagggtggaattcctagggtttcaacttgtgAACCCTAATTCACTTCCTTAGGCCTAGAATcgaataatccatatgataagccctttggaCTAAGTCTTAGTCCattctaatcaacatggatcattcgCCCAAACTATATGTAATATTGATTTACCTagtcagtccccgttaatttagttagcctcttttgatcactaaattaattctaaattaattattgatcaataccaattaaataatatgacttctcaattaacatattatacttataatatattaatatatcacaaataacctctttctcaaatatctatcctatcaaattgttctggtgaaggcaacccgaaatggaccatgatactctcaggtcaagtacataccaattatagttatgggcttagacacctaatccaacatatggttatatctatataatcaagaataaataagagacttttggaaaattcaaagagtttaaacatgaagtcgggAATCAATTacgtaggaagataaagatgctccgatctgacagaggcggagagtatcttagtatcaagttccatgactatctcaagaAATGTGGAATtctttcacaattgactcctcctaggacaccacaacttaattaTGTGGCTAAGAGACGTAAGtagaccttgttagacatgttatgttccatgatgagttgagcttctcttccaatttctttctgggggtatgtcttagagacaactgcccatatcctcaatattgtccctaccaagaaggttgccaaaacacctcaagagatgtggacagggaaagttaccacattagcacacatcaaggtctTGGGTTGTGAATCTTTTGTTatacgagagactcatgacaagttagaacctagaagaaagagatgtattttcatcggctaccgacaaaactcttttggatatttgttctatagacctagtaggaacgtggtctttgtagcacaaaGATGATTTtttcgcgagagagagagagagagagagatcatatgcaaagaggacagtgggagtactaTTGACCTTGAAgggattcaagagtcaaccaatgaaggaaacttagggggtgtttggtataGAGAAATAAACCTAGGGAAAAGGAATTGATTCCTTTTCTCTTGTTTCGTTAGTACAAAAAATAGGAAATTGAGAAATAAATCAATTCCTTTTCCATCAAAATAATTCTCTATTTTTAAGAGGGAAAAGGGGAGAAAATAAAAAAAGGCATCGATCAAGAATTGGAAAAAATAAAAGCGGAGATTTCAGTTTACCCCAATTCGAACCCCATTGAGAACATTGATCCGATTTTTTTACTTGATTTCTCATGCAATCGCTCATTCGCACCACGTCCTTGTATCGTTTGCCATACAAACAGTGGTACATCGAGCGGATCATCATTCACGACTTCAATTTGTTGTCGATTTTCACTGTTGCTCGATTGGAAGAAAGACGACTTCACTTCTTTGTCGATTTTATCACCAACCTCCTCCAATTAAAGGTATGGCTATTAATCTTGCCTTGATATAATCGATTCTTGATGTTTGAATGCAATTTTTGTGTTctttgaatgtcaattttgactACTACATGCGATTTGCATATGTTTCTAGTTTGTGCTTGAGTTTCATGTACAAAAGCAATGAGTTTTCTTTAATTTCAGTTTTTTTTAGATTGTTTTTGTTATTTGAACAACCATAAAATCTTCATATGATCTCGGAATGAGTAGATAGTTTTTCTAGATTGTAGTTCGTTGGATTGGTAATGTTTTAGGCTCAAAAATAGCTTAATAGATTAAGATATAGTTGAGTTACACAGCCCTAAACAGTGGCTGTTACGATGTATTACaacatttttttgattttttgtccAACTTTGAACCGTCATAAAATCTTCATACGAGCTCGGAATGAGACAATTTTTTTCCCAGATTGTAGTCCTCTGTATTTTATACGTTTTACAATCAAGAAACAGgttatttggtttggttttggCTGAGTTATTTAGCTCCAAACAGTGGCTGTATTGATTTTTGTACAACATTTCagcatttttttgattttttgtccAACTTTGAACCGTCATAAAATCTTCATACGAGCTCGGAATGAGGCAATTTTTTTCCAAGATTGTAGCCCTTTGTCTTTTATACGTGTTACAATCAAGAAACAGgttatttggtttggttttggCTAAGTTATGTAGCTCCAAACAGTGGCTGTAATGATTTTTGTACAGCATTTCagcatttttttgattttttgtccCACTTTGAACCGTCATAAAATCTTCATACGTGCTCGGAAGGAGGCGATTTTTTTCCCAAATTGTAGTCCTCTGTATTTTATACGTTTTACAATCAAGAAACATGTTATTTGGTTTTGTTTTGGCTGAGTTATGTAGCTCCAAATAGTGGCTGTAATGATTTTTGTACAACATTTCagcatattttttattttttgtccaACTTTGAACCGTCATAAAATTTTCATACGAGCTCGGAATGAGGCGATTTTTTTCCAAGATTGTAGCCCTCTGTCTTTTATACGTTTTACAATCAAGAAACAGgttatttggtttggttttggCTGAGTTATGTAGCTCCAAACAGTGGCTGTAATGATTTTTGTACAACATTTCagcattttttttgattttttgtccCACTTTGAACCGTCATAAAATCTTCATACGTGCTCGGAAGGAGGCAATTTTTTTCCCAGATTGTAGTCCTCTGTATTTTATACGTTTTACAATCAAGAAACAGgttatttggtttggttttggCTGAGTTATGTAGCTTCAAACAGTGGCTGTAATGATTTTTGTACAACATTTCagcatttttttgattttttgtccAACTTTGAACCGTCATAAAATTTTCATACGAGCTCGGAATGAGGCGATTTTTTTCCAAGATTGTAGCCCTCTGTCTTTTATACGTTTTACAATCAAGAAACATgttatttggtttggttttggCTGAGTTATGTAGCTCCAAACAGTGGCTGTAATGatttttgtgatatttttaaGCATTTTTTTAAGCTGTTTTGTCCTAACTCTTCCTTGTTTGTATATATGTAGATGACACGAACACCTTTGCAACAACGGattgtaagaaatagaaaaaATGTTATGACATCCGCTGTGAAAGCATTTTATGCAATGTATGTTATGATTCGTTGGTGGATGATGTATGATTTTGCTATGAACCGTTTAGAAAAAGCTACAATATTACGGGAAAAACATTTAATGAGTTACCATAAATGACGTGATAGTATTTATGATATGGTTTATAAAAGTGATAAAACAAGTGTGGTTAACATAAGAATGAATAGAAATGCATTTACAAGACTATGTGACCTGCTTGAACAAAGAGGAGGGTTGAAAAATAGCAAAAACATGTTAGTTGACGAGCAAGTTGCTATGTTCTTACATGTACTTGCACATAACGAGAAAAATAGGATTATAGTAGAAAGATTCAAAAGGTCAGGTGAAACTGTAAGTCGATATTTCAAGTTAGTCTTAGATGCAGTATGCCGATTACATAAAGAGTTCTACAAGAAACCCGTGCCAATACCCGATGATGAAACCGACGAGAGGTGGAGGTGGTTTAAGGTTagtgattaattaatataaatttatttaattccaatattaataaataatttgttttatgtACAGGGTTTCTTAGGAGAATTAGATGGAACATATATCAAAGTTAAAGTCCTTGCAGCGAATAGAAAACCTTATCGAACACGTAAGGGTGAGATTTGTACTAATGTACTGGGAGTGTGTTCGAGAGATCTTCAATTCATATATGTACTAGCGGGATGGGAGGGTTCCGCAGCAGATAGTCGCGTACTCCGAGATGCTATTAGTAGACCCCATGGTCTTAAAATACCTCATGGTATGAtaatacataaaacataaagcTACATAATATTATTATCAATGCAGTATAACTAAATATGTAGAATCTGTTGTAGGAACATACTACCTTTGTGATGCGGGTTATACAAATGGTGAAGGTTTTTTAACACCTTATCGCGGACAATGTTACCATCTTAATGATTGGTCTCGACCACCTACAAATGCTAAAGAGTTATATAACATGAGACACTCATCAGCAAGGAACGTAACAGAACGATGTTTTGGATTGATCAAATCTAGATGGGCTATTTTACGTGATAATGCATACCATCCAATAGAATCTATGCAACGCATAATCATTGCATGTTGTTTGATGCATAATTTCATACGTACAACCATGACCGAGGACCCCCTTGATCAAGAAATCCTTGCAAATCATACACAATTTGGAGACGAACATGACAGCATTATTTCAACCGTAGAGACATCGCAAGGATGGACTGACCGTCGAGATCTTCTTGCTAATACTATGTTTACTGATTGGAGTGCAAGGCGTGCCAACAATTAATTTATTCCATGTTTTTATGTAAACTTCATTATTCTTTATGTGGTGTTGATATTATGTTTAATGATTGAACAACtctattattatttaattattcttgtTGATATATTGTATTTATTATGTGGTGTGATAATATTTATTTAGTTTGGATCTATTTGTAATTTTAATACAAAGTTGTTGTTTAAAAAGAAATAAACAAGGTAAGAAAAACATTTCCATTTCACTGTTTAATACAACCAAACAAGAGAAATGATTCTCAAAAACATTTCTCTAATGGATTCTCAGTTCTACCAAACAATGTAATCAATTCTCTTTCTCTAGTTTAATTCTCTTTCTCTGCATTTCCATTCTCTGCTGCAATTCCATTTCTCTGTACCAAACGCACCCTTAGAAGATATTGGTGCTCAACCAAAGAATGAGACTCTTATTGAACCCATTGACAAATCATTATCTCTTCGTCGATCTAGTAGAGTTAGCATGTCacttgagttttatggtttccatttcCATATAACTACAATGGATGACACGTTTGTCAGTGATCGTCCTCTGGTAAGTTTGGATGAGCgagctaactacaaggaagcaatgacAGGGCCTGAAGctaccaagtggaaagaggcaatggataatgagatcaattccatgtatgataatcaagtttggaatttggttaatCAAGAACCTGGTCGAAAGACGGTTGGTTACAAAtgaatcttcaagaaaaagaccgacatggatgtaAAGGTACGCACTTTCAAGGAACGACTAATTGctaagggatttactcaaacacCAAGGATTGACTattatgagaccttctcaccagtggccaagataaagtctattaggataatgcttgCCATAActgcctttcatgattatgaaatatggtagatAGATGCAAACCCACATTCCTTAACGACAAgttagctgaagatgtttacatgattcagctAGAAGGTTTTGTAGATGTAAAGTTTcctaatagggtgtgtaagcttgagaaatccatttatggattgaaacaagcatctcgtagctgaaATCTTTgattccatgagaaagtcaaagaatttggtttcCTTAAGAGTGAAGttgctagtaggagtatagtaacATTTCTATTATTGTATGGTGATAACATACTCCTTACatgaaatgacattccaactttgcaagaagtTAAGTCTTGCCTTGGAAAGTGTTTTTCTATGAAGGATCTAAGAGAGGtagcctatattcttgggataagaatCTTAAGGGATAGAAAGAAAAGACTAATTAGTCTTAgttaaagtacatacttggataatgtactaaaacgtttttgtatggagaattccaagaaaggagagctacctattaagagtaatgccaagttgagtatgACTCAAAGCCCTAGTAAGATTAAGAGATAACAGAAAttagtcgagtcccatatgcttcggctgtacgatcgatcatgtacgctatgacatgtactcgccctgatgtgtcatttgctttaagcatggtgaGTCGTTTTCAGGGAAATCCTGGCTAAGCTCATTGGACAAAAGTAATAAATATCATCAAGTATCTACGAAGGATAAATGATCTGATTCTAGTCCTTGGTGGTAGTGAAACATTGAGAGTAAGTGGGTATAGTGACGTCAGCTTTCAAATAGATAGAGACAATCTTCGTTCTCATTCTGGATGGTTGTATATGTTAAATGGAGGAACaatcacttggaaaagttccaagtaggacaCAGTGTCTGATTCTACTTGAGAATCATACTACATAGCAGTGAGTGAAGCTTCGAAAGAAGCAGCTTAGCTAAAAAAATTCATCGGTGATCTCGGAGTAATACCGACCATTCAGGAGGCAATAAAACTTTTCTATAATAATGAAGGAGAAGTTGCTTTAATGAAGGAACCGATAGATCATGGTAAATCAAGACATATCAACAAAAAGTACCATTATATCAGACATAGAGTTGAAGAATGTCATCTCATAGTAAAACTAGTTTTGTTAGAAGACAATCCTACAGATCCTCTCACAAAGGCTATGAGTAGGGTTAAACATAGTCAACATGTTAGGAGCATTGATTTGAGAGATgacattagttttagtagttagatgattAGTTTGAAACTTATAACATGATAAATGTAAATGATTTTGGTaattgaataatagagattatttaagagtttgtttactgcctttgtcaattatttactcttatgtttcattttgcatgttttacttcttgaAGAATTTGACTATTCGAagctccacagtcgctcatacttcaGGAAGTAACtagtgaatgaagattgtcatgaattgaattaTAGATTGTCTAATATAGGAATTgtgttgctacaacgttcatgagtacttaaaaaatagagatttgagtattggataaacccacgcttagagaattacttcatggattatatcacaagtaattctgagatgataatatcttatattcttaacatggagacatatgagttgtaatttacaagtcgttTGTACATTGGTattgcgaaaccgcatcagtaacttgatgttataaaacttagTGCCATGTACGATTTGGTGaataaaagatacaagcatatgagccaaagtttattcgttcctttttccatgatgggaaaagcgatatctttgggcccctcagtgatttggtgttgacttatagtgttagGCCCAACCATGattaagttgatgtgtttaattagaaGTCTTATGACATCATcgcaaatcgaaaatcgggaaacaaagtttggacaatgagattgattctaatccatgtaTCATGTCCACACGATATAttgaagaacagaggaatatTTAACACTTATCTAAGGACCAATATCTGATCGAATCAAAGTTCGGTAGTTGCTTTGGAAAACAcactttgttgtttgatttacAAGTTATATCTGtaatttagttttagacttatccaagtaggagaccattagattaggtgtctaagccaataattagtataatcttgaattattagcagAGTCCATTTGGCTTGTCCTTAAACCTAGTAATTGACTGGAATGTTTTTTGAAAAGAGAGActgaattattaatttattatatgattaataaattaattagaaatcaaaataaatgatttattaatatattaattagaaatagtattttttttaattaagaattaatcagaaattaattggaattaattttgggattaattgtatTAATTAAAAGTAGAAGGACTAAAGATGACAATGTTCAAAACTTGAACATTGACCAATTCTAGAACTTCCCAAGAGGGGGACGGTTCTAGAGGGAGATTCTTGATGTTTTCTTTAGCATCAAGGAAGTTTAgaatgccttagggaggaagcaATGAGGTAAGGGTTATCtaattgctagggtttgggtgtgagacATCAGAGACACAAGACTTCTGATGCTTGCTTTCTAAAGACCAATCAAGAATGAATACTAGTTTGTTTtgctataaaaaattataaaatttataaTACCCCTTTCTTAATTTCGAAAATAACAATGTCCTTTTAAGATTCTTGATATTCAATTATTTGTTAcaaatcatagtgagaacatagatctttttaggttgcatgtgaacttaggattTAAGTTTTTCCGACAAAATAAGAATTTTGTAACCaataaaacccatcataaacaAGAGGGATTTTGTATTTGGTTGGTTGTAGTCGACTTGATGTTATTCAATTTCGGTTTACTGAATAAAGATAGTCTTAGTCTTTTATTTgatgaattttattttattcattttaaacgAGTTAATTAGAATAAGTAGTTGGATAAATACCTTAAAATTTTCTCTTTATAGATTATTTATGATAAATTTCaaactaatattttattttatcatgatTTATCTTTTTTTGTTAAGCTTTAATAAAATTGAACATTTATGCTAGGGACTAAATGTGTAATTTCTATAACACCATGATTAAACTTACTATACAAACACTGGAAAACCAATATGATATAATCATAATTCTGAAAAGTACATCACGGCGCGCCTCACGACATGTCATGACGCGATGCATGGTGTAGTCGGTACAAAAACATCCAAGATGAGTTTGTTAAGCTAGACACCAAATAAGGTGTCAAAGCACATCTTATTGCGTTATGGCGCGAGTTTATTTTCAAGGCGTgaatttttttaggtttttttgtTATTTCTGATCAGATctaaaataattgagtttttgttaactttttcatattaaatatcagggaaattgtcagaaaagtcccaatattttcagaAAAGTTATACTTTAGTCCcaggattttttatttttttttttacataaaagtCCCGATTATTTGTAAAAACAAGATAATATGTTATTTCCTATTGAAAGCAAAAAAGTGACTTTTAAATTTgatccaaaataaatgaatcaaggacttttatgttaaaaaaaatctTAGGATTCAAATGTAACttttttgaaaatattaaaattttttcTGACAATTTCCCTAAATattaatataacacttctaaaaacttgatatatttattaaatttatattatttatctttTCACAATTTGAAAAACATTATGGTTAGCCAAAGATCCTCAAAGCTTAAATGCGATTTTGCGGTCAAACTCATGACTCACGTTTAATAACGTTAGATATAATCTAACGAATAAAAAATTACTTTATGGATTAATTCCATAGaatgtaaacaaaaaaaattaattttaaacatatataaattatttgGTTTACTCATCATGAATATCCAAACCGATTAAACATAATTATAGCATGAGAGAGAGTTTTAGAAAAGATCTAatgtgagagagggagagagagaggtttTGAAAAGATCTAATGAGAGAGAAGCTGCTGGGAGAACCTATAACTCGACCaaccccaccccaccccaccccgTCACCCAGCCACAATCTATACTTTCATAGATAGATACACGTATATGTATCTATTGCCCACCTTCTTCCTATCTTTCTTTATGAATCCTAGGTTTCTTtttcttcatattcttcttctcatcTCTTCTTTTTAGACTCCGCTATAAAGAAAAAGAAGATCAACAAACAAACACTTCATttcttttagttatatatatgtatacgtatGTATCACATGTAGAGAGAGAGTAAGCGACACAgtgagctagagagagagagctcTTTTGATCAGTTCATCGGTTTCCTTTTTTAGTGTTTCATATAGATTTAGTTTAACTTTTCTAGCCGGAGAAATGTGGGATCTAAACGGGTCACCCGATCTGAGAAAGGAACACGAAGAATCAAACGGTTGTTCTACGCCGGTGGAAGCAGATGAGGACGATAATAGTAAAGGTAAAGGGGTTGGATCCGTCTCGAATTCGAGCTCCTCAGTGGTGGTTATGGACGAAGACGACGGCTCCGATGATGATGATTCCGAGAGAGGAAGCTCAAGAAAACGAAGCAGCAGGTTGTTCGGGTTCTCTATCGACGGCGACGGCGACGGGGATCCGCCGGTAACCCATCAGTTTTTCCCCGTCGACGACGATTCTGAAGTGGGCCCCACCTCCTCTCTTTCAGTTGGTATGTCGTCGGTAAATGCTTTCCCTGCTGCTCACTGGGTCGGTGTTCAATTCTGTCACCAGTCACCGGGGGGGCTTGTTTCTGGTGGCGCCACCAGCGCCGGTGGTTTTCTCGGGAAATCTGCCGCCCCGGAGATTCCCCAGCCACTCAAGAAAAGCCGGCGTGGACCCCGTTCTAGAAGCTCACAGTATCGTGGAGTTACCTTTTACCGACGAACCGGCCGATGGGAATCACACATATGGTTTGTTTACCTTTTTCCCCTTTCAaagtt
The genomic region above belongs to Lactuca sativa cultivar Salinas chromosome 4, Lsat_Salinas_v11, whole genome shotgun sequence and contains:
- the LOC128133717 gene encoding uncharacterized protein LOC128133717 → MNRNAFTRLCDLLEQRGGLKNSKNMLVDEQVAMFLHVLAHNEKNRIIVERFKRSGETVSRYFKLVLDAVCRLHKEFYKKPVPIPDDETDERWRWFKGFLGELDGTYIKVKVLAANRKPYRTRKESVVGTYYLCDAGYTNGEGFLTPYRGQCYHLNDWSRPPTNAKELYNMRHSSARNVTERCFGLIKSRWAILRDNAYHPIESMQRIIIACCLMHNFIRTTMTEDPLDQEILANHTQFGDEHDSIISTVETSQGWTDRRDLLANTMFTDWSARRANN